TCCCGGGGACACCGGCCTTCTTGCTGACCTGCTCGGCCCAGGCGATGTGCTCCTCCCAGCTCATCCCGGTGGTCGGCTCGGGCAGCCCGTTCTTGGTCAGCAGCGTCTTGTTGTAGACCAGTCCCTGGGTGTTCTCCCCGGCGGCCAGGCCGGCGAGCTTGCCGTCGACCTCGCCGTACTGGAGCAGGCTGGGCGGGAACTTGCTGGTGTCCAGGTCGCCGGAGTCCGCGTACTTCTTCAGGTCCAGGGTGGCGTTGCGGGCGGCGTACTCGGCGAGGAAGTTGTCGTCGATCTGGAAGATGTCCGGCGGGTTGCCACCGGCGGTGAGCGTGGCCAGCTTGTCGAAGTAGCCCTGGTTGGCCTGCCAGACCTTCTCGAACGTGACGTCCGGGTTCTTCGTGGTGTAGAGGTCGAGGGCCTGCTCGGTGAGCTGGGCCCGGGCGTCACCGCCCCACCAGAAGATGGAGAGCTTGACCTTGCCGTCGGAGCCGGCGTCGTCACCGCCGCAGGCGGCGGCCGCGCCGACCAGCGGCAGGGCCACGACCGCGGCGAGCATGCCGCGCAGCAACCGTCGGCGGAGCAGAGGGGTACGGTAGGTGCGCCCGTCGGACGCGTTCGCGGTGGGGTGCGTTGCGGGGTGCATGTGCGCTCACTCCTTGGCGTTAGGAGGCGACGACGTCACCGGCGGCCACGATCGGGCTGCCCGGGTCCGCACGGCGATGCGGGCCCGGGCCTACGGCAGTGGCGCCAGGACGTTCCCGGCCGGCGTGTGGTCCCGGCCCGGTGGAGTCGCGGATGACCAACTCGGTCTGGAGCATTACCTGTGCGGTGGTACGACGGACGCCGACTGTCGCCCCGGCACCGCTGCCCCGGCTGGTACGCGGGAGATCGGTGTCCTGTTGCAGCAACATGTCGACTGCCGTCCGGCCGGCGGCCGCGGTCGGCGTGGCCACCGTCGTCAGTTTGGGGCGGGTGAGCCGGCTCAGGCTGATGTCGTCGACCCCGACGACACTGATCTCCTGCGGCACCCCGACCCCGAGTGCGTCGAGCCCCTCCAGGAGCCCGATCGCGATCAGGTCGTTGTAGGCGAGCACGGCGGTGACGCCGGCCCTGCGGACCGGCTCCGCCTGGGCGAGGCCGCCGTGTTCGGTGGGCGGGTTGGGGCCGAGCACGGTCAGGTCCGCACCGGCGGTCCGGGCCGCCGCGCTGGCGGCGCGCCGGATCTCCCGGCTGGTCCATGAGCCGCGCGGTCCACCGAGCAGGGCGATCTGCCGGTGGCCGAGGCCCACGAGGTGCTCGATGGCGGTCCGTGCGCCCTGCCCGACGTCCATCAGGACGCAGGGCAGACCCGCCAGTTGGCGGTTGACCACCACCAGCGGCACCTCGCGGCTGAGCTGCTCGATCAGGCTGTTGCTCATCCGGGGGCTGCACAGCAGCACCCCGTCGACCTGCTTGGCCAGGGCGTGCACCAGTTCCTCCTCCGCGGCCGCGTCCTCGTTCGTGTCGGCGACGAAGACGTGGTAGTCGCGGTGGCGGGCCTGGCTCTCCGCCGCCTTGATCAGCGGCGGGAAGAACGGGTTGGCGATGTCGGCGATGATCAGGCCGATGTTGTGCGTCCGGCCGGTGATGAGGGCCCGGGCGGCGCGGTTGGGCCGGTAGCCCAGGTCCTCGGCGCAGGCCAGCACCCGCACCCGGGTCTCCGGGTTGACCAGATGTGGTGCGGAGAAGGTGCGGGAGACGGTGGAGATGTGCACGCCGGAGGCCCGTGCGACGTCCCGGATGGTGACTGGCACTCAGGCCCCCTTCATCGATGTGTGTCGGCGGTCACGGGTGTCGCCAATTAATGCAAACGGTTGCTCCACTGTCAACGGCACTTGATTACAGCTCTGTTTCGGCCGGGCTCTCGCCATGCACTCCAAACCCCATGAATAGGGTCAAAAGACGCCGATTCTCGGCCGCTCGTTGACTCTGACCAATCGATCGTGGTTACTTCACTGCAAAGGTTTGCATAAAGATCGAGGAGGATCGGTCTGTGTCACCGCAACCCGGCAAGCGCGCCCGGTACGCCGTCGTCGGCACCGGCGCCCGCGCCGAGATGTTCGTCCGGGCCCTGGTCCGCGACCACGCGGACACCGCCGAACTGGTCGCGTTCGCCGACGTCAACCAGGCCCGGATGGACGCCCACAACCGGTGGCTCGGCGAGCTGGGCCACGCTCGGCTGCCGACGTACCACGCCGACGACTTCACCACCATGCTGGCCGAGGAACGTGTCGACGTGGTGCTGGTGACCTCGGTCGACGTCACCCACGACACGTACGTGGTGGCCGCGCTGGACGCCGGCTGTGACGTGGTCACCGAGAAACCGATGACCACCGACGCGGCCCGCTGCCACCGCATCCTCGACGCGGTACGCCGCACCGGGCGACGGGTGACGGTGGCGTTCAACTACCGCTACAACCCCTTGCACGAACAGATGCGACGGCTGCTCGCCGAGGGCGCGGTCGGCGAGATCGGCTCGGTGCACTTCGAGTGGCTGCTCGACGTGCGCCACGGCGCCGACTACTTCCGACGCTGGCACCGCGACAAGGCCAGCTCCGGCGGGCTGATGGTGCACAAGGCCAGCCACCACTTCGACCTGGTCAACTGGTGGCTCGACGCCACCCCGGTGCAGGTGTACGCCGCCGGCCGACTGTTCTTCTACGGCGACGACGGCCGCCGGCACGGCTACGCCCGCGACTACGACCGGGCGCACGCCGCCCCCGCCGCCGCCGACGACCCGTTCGCGCTGCGCCTGGCCGAGCACCCCCGGCTGCGCGAGCTGTACCTCGACGCCGAGGCCGCCGACGGCTACCACCGCGACCGCAACGTCTTCGCCCCCGGCGTGACCATCGAGGACGACATGGCGGTGCTCGCCACCTACTCCAGCGGCGCGACGATGACCTACCACCTCACCGCGTACGCACCGTGGGAGGGCTACCGGGTGATGGTCAACGGCAGCCGGGGCCGGCTGGAACTGGAGGTCACCGAGAGCGAGTTCGTCAGCCCGGCCGCCGCCGGTGCGCTCAAGGGTGCCGCCCTGCACGGCACCGAGGCCGCCGCCGAGGGCGGTCAGGCCACGCTGACCCTGCGCCCCTTCTGGTCCCCGCCCCGACGCATCGAGGTCGACGGGTACACCCGGCACGGCCACGGCGGTGCGGACGCCCGGATGACCCAGGTGATCTTCGGCGGCGTACCCGATCCGCTGGATCGCGCGGCCAGCGCCCG
Above is a window of Verrucosispora sp. NA02020 DNA encoding:
- a CDS encoding Gfo/Idh/MocA family protein, translated to MSPQPGKRARYAVVGTGARAEMFVRALVRDHADTAELVAFADVNQARMDAHNRWLGELGHARLPTYHADDFTTMLAEERVDVVLVTSVDVTHDTYVVAALDAGCDVVTEKPMTTDAARCHRILDAVRRTGRRVTVAFNYRYNPLHEQMRRLLAEGAVGEIGSVHFEWLLDVRHGADYFRRWHRDKASSGGLMVHKASHHFDLVNWWLDATPVQVYAAGRLFFYGDDGRRHGYARDYDRAHAAPAAADDPFALRLAEHPRLRELYLDAEAADGYHRDRNVFAPGVTIEDDMAVLATYSSGATMTYHLTAYAPWEGYRVMVNGSRGRLELEVTESEFVSPAAAGALKGAALHGTEAAAEGGQATLTLRPFWSPPRRIEVDGYTRHGHGGADARMTQVIFGGVPDPLDRAASARDGALALLTGLAANRSFDTGAPVRVADLLTLD
- a CDS encoding LacI family DNA-binding transcriptional regulator, which encodes MPVTIRDVARASGVHISTVSRTFSAPHLVNPETRVRVLACAEDLGYRPNRAARALITGRTHNIGLIIADIANPFFPPLIKAAESQARHRDYHVFVADTNEDAAAEEELVHALAKQVDGVLLCSPRMSNSLIEQLSREVPLVVVNRQLAGLPCVLMDVGQGARTAIEHLVGLGHRQIALLGGPRGSWTSREIRRAASAAARTAGADLTVLGPNPPTEHGGLAQAEPVRRAGVTAVLAYNDLIAIGLLEGLDALGVGVPQEISVVGVDDISLSRLTRPKLTTVATPTAAAGRTAVDMLLQQDTDLPRTSRGSGAGATVGVRRTTAQVMLQTELVIRDSTGPGPHAGRERPGATAVGPGPHRRADPGSPIVAAGDVVAS